A genomic segment from Aspergillus puulaauensis MK2 DNA, chromosome 1, nearly complete sequence encodes:
- a CDS encoding pentafunctional protein ARO1 (COG:H;~EggNog:ENOG410Q5HU;~InterPro:IPR016037,IPR013792,IPR008289,IPR010110, IPR041121,IPR013785,IPR023193,IPR001381,IPR027417, IPR013708,IPR018508,IPR030960,IPR001986,IPR023000, IPR036968,IPR036291,IPR000623,IPR006264,IPR031322;~PFAM:PF01761,PF08501,PF00275,PF01487,PF13685, PF01202,PF18317;~go_component: GO:0005737 - cytoplasm [Evidence IEA];~go_function: GO:0003824 - catalytic activity [Evidence IEA];~go_function: GO:0003855 - 3-dehydroquinate dehydratase activity [Evidence IEA];~go_function: GO:0003856 - 3-dehydroquinate synthase activity [Evidence IEA];~go_function: GO:0003866 - 3-phosphoshikimate 1-carboxyvinyltransferase activity [Evidence IEA];~go_function: GO:0004764 - shikimate 3-dehydrogenase (NADP+) activity [Evidence IEA];~go_function: GO:0004765 - shikimate kinase activity [Evidence IEA];~go_function: GO:0016765 - transferase activity, transferring alkyl or aryl (other than methyl) groups [Evidence IEA];~go_process: GO:0009073 - aromatic amino acid family biosynthetic process [Evidence IEA];~go_process: GO:0055114 - oxidation-reduction process [Evidence IEA]), translating into MSEPTKISILGRESIIADFGLWRNYVAKDLISDCPSTTYVLITDTNIGSIYTPGFQKAFEDASASISPSPRLLVYNAPPGEVSKSRQTKADIEDWMLSQNPPCGRDTVVIALGGGVIGDLTGFVAATYMRGVRYVQVPTTLLAMVDSSIGGKTAIDTPLGKNLIGSIWQPTKIYIDLEFLETLPVREFINGMAEVIKTAAISSEEEFTALEENAETILKAVRRELKPGQHRFEGIEDIIKARILASARHKAFVVSADEREGGLRNLLNWGHSIGHAIEAILTPQILHGECVAIGMVKEAELARHLGILKSVAVARIVKCISAYGLPTSMKDARIRKLTAGKHCSVDQLMFNMALDKKNDGPKKKVVLLSAIGTTYEPRASVVANEEIRVVLAPSIEVHPGVEKSSNVVCAPPGSKSISNRALVLAALGSGTVRVKNLLHSDDTEVMLNALERLGAATFSWEDEGEVLVVNGKGGNLQAYPSPLYLGNAGTASRFLTTVATLANTSTVDHSVLTGNNRMKQRPIGDLVDALTANGASIDYVESKGSLPLKIAASGGFAGGNINLAAKVSSQYVSSLLMCAPYAKEPVTLKLVGGKPISQPYIDMTTAMMRSFGIDVQKSTTEEHTYHIPQGRYVNPTEYVIESDASSATYPLAVAAITGTTCTVPNIGSGSLQGDARFAVEVLRPMGCTVEQSETSTTVTGPSDGILRPLPNVDMEPMTDAFLGASVLAAIARGKDSNHTTRIYGIANQRVKECNRIKAMKDELAKFGVVCREHDDGLEIDGVDRTTLRQPAGGIFCYDDHRVAFSFSVLSLATPQPTLILEKECVGKTWPGWWDTLRQLYKVKLEGKELEEESLALSSTDKASASIYIIGMRGAGKSTAGNWVSKALDRPFIDLDTELETTEGMTIPDIIKTRGWQGFRDAELEILKRTMKERPKGYVFACGGGVVEMPEARKLLVDYHKNKGNVLLLMRDISKIMDFLSIDKTRPAYVEDMMGVWLRRKPWFQECSNIQYYSRDATPGGLPRASEDFNRFLQVATGQINILDAVKQKEHTFFVSLTLPDLREAGDILEEVCVGSDAVELRVDLLKDPASDSDIPSVDYVLEQLSFLRSRSTLPVIFTIRTKGQGGRFPDEAHDAALELYRLAFRSGVEFVDLEIAFPDELLHTVTEMKGQSKIIASHHDPKGELSWANMSWIKFYNRALEYGDIIKLVGVAQSLDDNTALRKFKNWAAEAHDVPLIAINMGDQGQLSRILNGFMTPVSHPSLPFKAAPGQLSATEIRRGLSLMGEIKAKKFAIFGKPVSGSPSPALHNALFNKVGLPHDYGRLETATAADAKGFIRAPDFGGASVTIPLKLDIMPLLDEVSAEAEIIGAVNTIIPVPGDKGNPARLIGRNTDWQGMIHSLRNAGVYGRKGSQPESALVVGGGGTARAAIYALHNMGYAPIYIVGRTPSKLESMVSTFPSSYNIRIVDSPATFDTIPHVAIGTIPADQPIDPVMRETLCHMFEKAQEADVDAVKSVERAPRVLLEMAYKPRVTALMRLASDSGWNTIPGLEVLVGQGWYQFKYWTGISPLYETARAAVLDSE; encoded by the exons atgtcCGAGCCCACGAAAATCAGTATCTTGGGTCGCGAAAGCATTATCGCTGATTTCGGGCTTTGGCGAAACTATGTGGCCAAGGATCTGATCAGCGACtgcccctccaccacctacGTCCTTATCACCGATACGAATATCGGATCCATTTACACCCCTGGCTTCCAGAAGGCCTTCGAAGATGCGTCTGCCTCCATTTCCCCCTCTCCGCGCCTCCTCGTCTATAATGCTCCTCCCGGTGAAGTCTCCAAGTCCCGACAGACAAAGGCCGATATTGAGGATTGGATGCTGAGCCAGAACCCACCATGCGGTCGTGATACTGTGGTCATTGCTCTAGGTGGAGGAGTCATCGGAGATCTGACGGGCTTCGTCGCTGCAACCTACATGCGTGGTGTTCGCTATGTGCAGGTCCCCACTACTCTCCTTGCCATGGTCGATTCTTCAATAGGCGGGAAAACCGCGATTGACACTCCTCTGGGGAAGAACTTGATCGGTTCTATCTGGCAACCGACGAAAATCTACATTGACCTTGAATTCTTGGAGACGCTGCCGGTGAGAGAATTCATCAATGGCATGGCCGAGGTCATCAAGACCgcagccatctccagcgaagaagaattcACGGCTCTAgaggagaatgcggagacGATTCTCAAGGCCGTTCGCCGAGAGCTAAAGCCAGGACAACACCGGTTCGAGGGCATCGAAGACATTATCAAAGCCAGAATTTTGGCCTCTGCGCGGCACAAGGCATTTGTCGTCTCGGCAGATGAGCGCGAGGGTGGCCTCCGGAACCTTTTGAACTGGGGTCACTCCATCGGGCATGCCATTGAAGCCATCCTAACACCGCAAATTCTTCATGGAGAGTGTGTCGCAATCGGCATGGTGAAGGAGGCAGAACTAGCTCGCCACCTCGGTATTTTGAAGAGCGTTGCGGTCGCCCGCATTGTCAAGTGCATTTCCGCCTATGGGCTGCCTACCTCAATGAAGGATGCTCGGATCCGAAAACTAACTGCCGGAAAGCACTGCTCGGTGGACCAGCTAATGTTTAACATGGCTTTGGACAAGAAGAACGATGGCCCtaagaagaaggtcgtcCTTCTCTCCGCCATTGGGACTACATACGAGCCTCGTGCCAGTGTCGTGGCCAATGAGGAAATTCGCGTGGTCCTTGCTCCAAGCATTGAGGTACACCCTGGTGTAGAGAAGTCTTCAAACGTTGTGTGCGCACCTCCAGGATCCAAGAGTATCTCCAACCGAGCTTTGGTTCTGGCGGCTCTCGGCTCCGGCACTGTTCGCGTCAAGAACTTACTGCACTCCGATGACACAGAGGTGATGCTGAATGCCTTGGAAAGACTAGGCGCTGCCACCTTTTCCTGGGAAGATGAGGGTGAGGTGCTAGTGGTGAACGGCAAAGGTGGAAACCTTCAAGCATACCCCTCGCCATTGTACCTAGGAAATGCCGGCACAGCTTCCAGATTCCTAACAACCGTTGCCACTCTTGCCAACACAAGCACAGTAGATCACAGTGTGCTCACCGGTAACAACCGCATGAAGCAACGTCCTATTGGAGATCTCGTCGATGCGTTAACCGCCAACGGCGCTTCCATTGACTATGTGGAGAGCAAGGGCAGTCTGCCTCTTAAGATCGCCGCGTCCGGAGGATTTGCTGGTGGAAATATCAATCTGGCTGCCAAGGTATCTTCCCAATACGTGTCTTCGCTGCTCATGTGTGCGCCCTACGCCAAGGAACCTGTGACGTTGAAACTGGTTGGAGGGAAGCCAATCTCTCAGCCGTATATTGATATGACGACCGCGATGATGCGTTCGTTTGGTATCGATGTGCAAAAGTCCACCACTGAAGAGCACACCTACCATATTCCCCAGGGCCGTTATGTAAACCCTACCGAATACGTTATCGAGAGTGATGCCAGCTCCGCCACCTACCCTCTGGCCGTTGCAGCAATCACGGGTACTACTTGCACCGTTCCCAACATTGGATCTGGCTCTCTTCAAGGTGATGCCCGATTCGCTGTCGAGGTCTTGAGACCCATGGGATGCACTGTCGAGCAATCTGAAACCTCCACTACCGTGACTGGGCCCTCGGACGGCATCCTACGGCCACTTCCTAACGTGGATATGGAACCCATGACAGACGCATTCCTTGGCGCTTCCGTGCTTGCAGCTATTGCTCGCGGGAAGGACTCGAATCACACCACCCGTATTTACGGTATTGCCAACCAGCGTGTAAAGGAGTGCAACCGTATCAAGGCGATGAAGGACGAGCTTGCCAAATTCGGAGTTGTCTGCCGCGAGCACGACGATGGTCTTGAGATCGACGGGGTTGACCGCACAACTCTCCGCCAACCAGCTGGGGGTATCTTCTGCTATGATGATCACCGAGTTGCGTTTAGTTTCAGCGTTTTGTCTCTTGCCACTCCCCAGCCAACTTTGATCCTCGAGAAAGAATGTGTAGGAAAGACATGGCCCGGTTGGTGGGATACCCTCCGGCAGTTGTACAAGGTGAAGCTCGAGGGCAaggaattggaagaagaatcGCTAGCTCTTAGCAGTACAGACAAGGCCAGCGCTTCGATTTACATTATTGGAATGCGTGGCGCTGGAAAGTCTACCGCCGGAAACTGGGTTTCCAAGGCGCTCGACCGACCATTCATCGACCTAGACACAGAGCTCGAGACCACTGAGGGCATGACCATTCccgacatcatcaagacGAGAGGCTGGCAAGGTTTCCGCGATGCGGAGCTGGAGATTCTGAAGCGCACCATGAAGGAGCGACCAAAGGGTTACGTCTTTGCCTGCGGTGGCGGAGTAGTGGAGATGCCTGAAGCCCGGAAGTTGCTCGTTGATTACCACAAGAACAAGGGGAATGTGTTGCTCCTCATGCGCGACATCTCAAAGATTATGGACTTCCTATCGATCGACAAGACCCGCCCCGCTTACGTCGAGGATATGATGGGCGTGTGGCTACGACGCAAGCCCTGGTTCCAAGAGTGCAGCAACATTCAATACTACAGCCGGGATGCTACTCCAGGCGGATTGCCTCGCGCGTCAGAGGACTTTAACCGATTCTTGCAGGTCGCAACTGGGCAAATCAACATCCTTGATGCTGTCAAGCAGAAGGAGCACACATTCTTTGTGTCTTTGACGCTGCCGGATCTACGTGAGGCTGGCGACATTCTCGAAGAAGTCTGCGTGGGGTCCGACGCCGTCGAGCTGCGGGTTGATCTACTGAAGGATCCCGCGTCGGACAGCGATATCCCATCTGTCGACTACGTATTGGAGCAGCTATCGTTCCTACGCAGTCGGTCCACGCTCCCTGTTATCTTCACCATCCGTACCAAGGGACAGGGCGGTCGTTTCCCTGATGAGGCTCACGACGCTGCGCTGGAGCTCTACCGGCTCGCATTCAGATCCGGGGTTGAATTCGTTGACCTTGAGATCGCGTTCCCCGATGAGCTGCTGCACACCGTGACGGAAATGAAGGGACAATCTAAAATCATTGCGTCGCATCACGACCCCAAGGGTGAGCTTTCATGGGCGAACATGTCATGGATCAAGTTCTACAACCGGGCGCTCGAGTACGGCGACATCATTAAACTCGTCGGCGTTGCACAGAGTCTCGACGACAACACGGCGCTCCGGAAGTTCAAGAACTGGGCCGCGGAAGCCCACGACGTTCCCCTGATCGCAATCAACATGGGCGACCAGGGACAACTAAGCCGCATTCTGAACGGATTCATGACTCCCGTGTCTCACCCTAGCCTACCATTCAAGGCTGCTCCAGGCCAGCTCTCCGCAACCGAGATCCGCAGGGGACTGTCTCTCATGGGcgagatcaaggccaagAAGTTCGCCATCTTTGGCAAGCCAGTCTCCGGATCCCCCTCACCTGCCCTCCACAACGCGCTCTTCAACAAAGTCGGCCTCCCCCACGACTACGGCCGCCTCGagaccgccaccgccgcagaCGCCAAGGGCTTCATCCGCGCGCCAGACTTCGGCGGTGCCTCCGTAACAATCCCCCTCAAGCTCGACATCATGCCCCTCCTCGACGAAGTCTCCGCAGAAGCCGAAATCATCGGCGCCGTAAACACAATCATCCCCGTCCCAGGAGACAAGGGCAACCCCGCACGCCTAATTGGCCGCAACACCGACTGGCAGGGGATGATCCACTCGCTACGCAACGCTGGCGTCTATGGCCGCAAGGGTTCGCAGCCAGAAAGCGCGCttgtcgtcggcggcggcggcaccgcGCGCGCTGCGATCTACGCCCTCCACAACATGGGCTACGCCCCGATCTACATCGTCGGCCGTACACCTTCTAAGCTGGAGAGCATGGTCTCGACTTTCCCCAGCAGCTACAACATCCGGATCGTCGACAGCCCGGCTACGTTTGACACGATCCCGCATGTCGCGATTGGGACTATCCCCGCAGATCAGCCCATCGATCCTGTGATGCGTGAGACCCTGTGTCACATGTTCGAGAAGGCGCAGGAGGCCGACGTCGACGCAGTCAAGTCCGTCGAGAGGGCCCCGCGAGTCCTCCTCGAGATGGCCTACAAGCCGCGGGTAACCGCGCTGATGAGACTTGCGTCTGATTCGGGATGGAACACGATTCCAGGGTTGGAAGTATTAGTCGGGCAGGGTTGGTACCAG ttcAAATACTGGACCGGGATCTCTCCGCTATACGAAACCGCAAGG GCCGCGGTGCTCGATTCGGAATGA
- a CDS encoding uncharacterized protein (COG:S;~EggNog:ENOG410PPHU;~InterPro:IPR011009,IPR002575;~PFAM:PF01633,PF01636): MTWDIATINEEWLIDLCHKAEKERGVIGGLMKGDRVIKVSDHIAVKYGYGVTAAEAATQEFAYNRVDSNIVHIPRVYRFIEPKGSARTKGYLFMEYVPGQNLKDVDLEARKDILPRIAKIAAHLGQIQGGQRPPGPVGGGEPHGYLWGDHGANTVFNSVEDLNTYMNKRLKLRNDSIDLAPHSLVLCHLDLCRRNIILKDDGVSLYLVDWGSAGFYPRFFEVAMISCMLPYDGPYEQPLLQEIENVIDLTDEEKRLTQLIHYVRAANLRYLFDEETSFDFAAFMASTMKEIPPKETVPGQTLVSKLGD; this comes from the exons ATGACTTGGGATATCGCGACTATTAATGAAGAATGGCTGATTGACCTTTGTCacaaggctgagaaggaaaGGGGCGTGATCGGAGGACTTATGAAAGGAGATCGAGTCATCAAGGTTTCCGACCATATTGCAGTTAAGTATGGCTACGGTGTAACAGCTGCTGAAGCAGCCACACAAGAGTTTGCATACAACAGAGTTGATTCTAATATCGTTCATATCCCACGAGTCTACCGCTTTATTGAACCAAAGGGATCAGCACGCACCAAAGGATACCTATTTATGGAGTATGTGCCAGGCCAGAACCTTAAAGACGTTGATCTAGAAGCTCGCAAAGACATTTTACCACGCATTGCAAAGATAGCAGCACACCTGGGTCAGATACAAGGAGGCCAGAGGCCACCTGGCCCAGTTGGCGGCGGTGAACCACATGGATATCTATGGGGCGATCATGGTGCGAATACTGTATTCAACTCTGTCGAGGACTTGAATACATATATGAATAAACGTCTGAAGTTACGCAATGATTCTATCGATTTAGCGCCTCATTCTCTCGTGTTATGCCATCTGGACCTCTGTCGAAGAAACATTATCCTCAAGGATGATGGAGTCTCTCTCTATCTTGTCGACTGGGGATCTGCTGGCTTCTATCCCCGCTTTTTCGAGGTCGCAATGATTTCATGCATGCTTCCATATGATGGCCCCTATGAGCAGCCTCTTTTGCAAGAAATCGAGAATGTAATAGATCTGACAGATGAAGAGAAGCGACTTACTCAGCTTATTCACTATGTCCGCGCCGCAAATCTGAGATATTTATT CGATGAAGAAACCTCATTTGATTTTGCTGCGTTCATGGCATCAACCATGAAAGAAATACCACCAAAGGAGACTGTTCCTGGACAAACACTTGTTTCAAAACTGGGCGACTGA
- the rat1 gene encoding 5'->3' exoribonculease Dhp1 (COG:K;~EggNog:ENOG410PGM5;~InterPro:IPR027073,IPR017151,IPR001878,IPR036875, IPR041412,IPR004859;~PFAM:PF17846,PF03159;~go_component: GO:0005634 - nucleus [Evidence IEA];~go_function: GO:0003676 - nucleic acid binding [Evidence IEA];~go_function: GO:0004527 - exonuclease activity [Evidence IEA];~go_function: GO:0004534 - 5'-3' exoribonuclease activity [Evidence IEA];~go_function: GO:0008270 - zinc ion binding [Evidence IEA];~go_process: GO:0006139 - nucleobase-containing compound metabolic process [Evidence IEA]) codes for MGVPALFRWLSKKYPKIISSVIEETPYEVNGEQIPVDTTGANPNGEEMDNLYLDMNGIVHPCTHPEGKPPPANEQEMMVEIFRYTDRVVNMVRPRKLLMIAVDGVAPRAKMNQQRARRFRSAQEAREQDEKKEEFQKMLARQNGDKEQTLEEQVVQKTWDSNVITPGTPFMDILAASLRYWIAYKLNTDPAWEKMKIIISDATVPGEGEHKIMEFIRSQRSSPEHDPNTRHVIYGLDADLIMLGLATHEPHFRVLREDVFFQDSKPRTCHLCGQPGHKAEECRGQAKEKNGEFDEKGKVATPKPFIWLHVSVLREYLAAELFVPHQPFPFDLERALDDWVFMCFFVGNDFLPHLPSLDIREDGIDTLIAIWRDNIPLMGGYLTQDGRVDFKKAQLILQGLAKQEDAIFRRRRQAEERRQANQERRKQEENARNEERARKRRRSSPSYEPVESPTSAKPRGPGGAAPAPPGLELITPGRGELARQTRELTHSMVVNRGAVYRANMANKSAAAVLKSKLMGGQDDQPSEDGESTPDTTDAQAVDASESVLGKRKADESDVGQLGTETPSKPEPAKGDEMPPDTVRLWEEGYADRYYEQKFGVDPQNKEFRHKVARAYAEGLAWVLLYYFQGCPSWTWYYPYHYAPFAADFVDIGDIELSFEKGIPFRPYEQLMGVLPASSNHAIPEVFHELMSHPESEIIDFYPEDFPVDLNGKKFAWQGVVLLPFIDEKRLLAAMEKKYPLLTDDERSRNTVGRDVLLLSESHPLYQDLVGNFYSKKQGAPKYKLNMRSSEGLAGKVEKNESYIPHSSLVSSLEEYGMPSLDDDRSLTVSYEIPKSTHVHKSMLLRGVKFAPPALDNADIQATKSRAQHTGRSFGGAPFRGGRGGGRMNYGGDRGGDRGGDRGGDRPNPFAAHLDPKFMPGGNPAAIPSGWAPPSGSGNFSRGPPPPPRGGYGQQYGSYNSGHGQQRNYQQSNYGQGNYYGRGPPGQYNNGPADQYGRPSGYEPRGGGHSRGGYRGGRDNYSSRNQGGYGRY; via the exons ATGGGTGTTCCGGCTCTCTTCAGATGGCTTTCCAAGAAGTACCCGAAGATTATCTCCTCGGTAATCGAGGAGACTCCTTACGAGGTCAATGGAGAGCAAATTCCGGTTGACACTACAGGTGCCAATCCAAATGGCGAAGAAATGGACAACCTGTACCTGGACATGAATGGTATCGTCCATCCGTGTACGCATCCAGAGGGCAAGCCGCCGCCGGCAAACGAGCAGGAAATGATGGTCGAGATTTTCCGGTACACGGATCGCGTTGTTAATATGGTCCGGCCCAGAAAGCTTTTGATGATTGCTGTCG ACGGAGTCGCTCCCCGAGCAAAGATGAACCAACAGCGAGCACGTCGATTCCGATCCGCTCAAGAGGCACGAGAACAagacgagaagaaggaggaattCCAGAAGATGCTCGCGAGGCAGAATGGAGATAAGGAGCAGACACTTGAAGAGCAGGTCGTCCAAAAAACTTGGGACAGCAACGTTATTACACCTGGAACGCCATTCATGGATATCCTTGCAGCATCGCTACGCTACTGGATTGCGTACAAACTCAACACTGACCCCGCCTGGGAAAAG ATGAAAATTATCATCTCCGATGCGACTGTACCTGGAGAGGGTGAACATAAGATCATGGAATTCATCCGATCACAGCGTAGCTCGCCTGAGCACGATCCCAACACTCGCCATGTCATCTATGGATTG GACGCGGATTTGATCATGTTGGGTCTAGCTACCCACGAGCCTCATTTTAGGGTTCTGCGAGAGGACGTGTTCTTCCAAGACTCTAAGCCTCGGACATGTCACCTGTGTGGTCAACCAGGTCATAAAGCCGAAGAGTGCAGAGGCCAAGCCAAGGAGAAAAACGGGGAGTTCgatgagaaaggaaaagtcGCGACTCCTAAACCCTTCATCTGGCTTCATGTCTCTGTTCTTAGAGAATATCTTGCGGCCGAGCTCTTTGTCCCCCATCAACCGTTCCCGTTTGATCTTGAGAGGGCACTCGATGACTGGGTATTCATGTGTTTCTTCGTAGGAAACGATTTCCTTCCACACCTGCCATCTCTCGATATCCGTGAGGATGGTATCGATACTTTGATCGCAATCTGGCGCGACAATATCCCGTTAATGGGCGGATACCTGACTCAGGACGGACGCGTGGATTTCAAGAAAGCTCAACTTATCCTTCAGGGCCTGGCTAAGCAAGAAGACGCTATTTTCCGCCGTCGTAGACAAGCGGAGGAAAGGAGACAGGCAAACCAGGAACGGCgcaagcaggaggagaatgcAAGGAATGAAGAGCGTGCTCGAAAGCGAAGACGGAGTTCACCTTCTTACGAACCGGTCGAGTCACCCACCAGCGCGAAGCCCCGTGGCCCTGGAGGCGCAGCCCCGGCCCCCCCTGGGCTAGAGTTGATCACCCCCGGCAGAGGTGAACTGGCTCGACAGACCAGAGAGCTTACTCACAGCATGGTTGTGAATCGTGGGGCGGTCTACCGGGCTAATATGGCCAACAaaagtgctgctgctgtcttgAAGAGCAAATTGATGGGAGGGCAGGATGATCAGCCCTCAGAGGACGGGGAGTCGACGCCAGACACCACTGACGCACAAGCAGTCGATGCTTCCGAGTCAGTTCTTGGCAAAAGAAAAGCGGATGAGTCCGACGTTGGGCAACTTGGTACTGAGACTCCAAGCAAGCCGGAACCTGCAAAGGGCGATGAGATGCCTCCCGACACAGTCCGCCTGTGGGAAGAAGGGTACGCCGACCGATACTATGAACAGAAATTCGGTGTCGATCCTCAAAATAAGGAGTTCCGCCACAAGGTCGCAAGAGCGTATGCTGAAGGTCTCGCCTGGGTTTTGTTGTATTATTTCCAGGGTTGCCCGTCTTGGACCTGGTACTACCCCTACCATTATGCACCTTTCGCTGCAGACTTTGTGGATATTGGTGACATCGAACTGTCATTCGAAAAGGGCATTCCATTCAGACCCTATGAGCAGCTTATGGGCGttcttcctgcttcttccaatCACGCTATCCCAGAGGTGTTCCACGAATTAATGAGCCATCCTGAAAGCGAGATTATTGATTTCTATCCCGAAGATTTCCCCGTTGATCTCAACGGCAAGAAGTTTGCTTGGCAGGGTGTTGTCTTATTACCCTTCATCGATGAAAAGCGACTTCTAGCTGCGATGGAAAAGAAATACCCTCTTTTAACGGACGATGAAAGGTCTCGTAATACGGTGGGCCGAGACGTGCTGTTGCTATCAGAGAGCCACCCGCTCTACCAAGACTTAGTCGGAAATTTCTACTCCAAGAAGCAAGGTGCTCCAAAGTACAAGCTCAACATGCGGAGTAGTGAGGGATTGGCCGGCAAAGTCGAGAAAAACGAGTCGTACATTCCACATAGTTCGCTTGTCTCGTCTTTGGAGGAGTATGGCATGCCATCATTGGATGATGACCGCTCACTAAC TGTGAGTTACGAGATACCCAAGTCTACGCACGTCCACAAGTCCATGCTCCTCCGGGGAGTGAAATTCGCGCCACCCGCCTTGGACAATGCGGACATCCAGGCCACCAAATCCAGAGCCCAGCATACCGGGCGCTCTTTTGGTGGCGCACCGTTCCGTGGTGGACGTGGAGGAGGTCGTATGAACTACGGCGGCGACAGAGGGGGTGACAGAGGGGGTGACAGAGGCGGCGACAGGCCGAATCCATTCGCGGCACACCTTGACCCCAAGTTCATGCCTGGGGGCAACCCTGCTGCGATTCCCTCTGGCTGGGCTCCTCCATCCGGCTCTGGCAACTTTTCTAGGGGACCaccgcctcctccccgcGGAGGGTATGGGCAGCAGTATGGATCCTACAACTCGGGCCATGGTCAGCAGCGCAATTACCAACAGTCGAACTACGGTCAGGGCAACTACTATGGTCGAGGCCCGCCAGGGCAATACAATAACGGCCCGGCTGATCAGTACGGACGGCCCTCAGGCTACGAACCTCGAGGTGGAGGGCACTCACGCGGAGGTTACCGCGGAGGCCGAGACAACTATTCGTCAAGAAACCAAGGCGGATACGGCCGATATTAA